AGATGGCCGCAAAAGTGAGTTTGTTGTGTATTGAGCGTAAATAGGTATTGTGAATACCGCAGGCGAATTTTGTCCTCGGACGGTCTTGTAAGCAACTACTGAAGATACTAACAAGACTAGTAACGCAAGGCAGATTTTGCGCATAGTGGCAATCCTCTCTCGGAGTGATAGGAGACCTAGGATTATCCATGATGCAGCAGGACCTAACAATTACATCAGGCAGTGCAAAAATGAGTTGCACATAAGCTTTGTTTGCTTATTGTGATCAGTATTACCACAGGTTTATAGGGCGATATATTTTTTTGTGATTACAAAAATCGATTTTTCCCACATCGGGTGAGCGACAATTGGATCTCGAATATGCCAGACGGACTGATATTCATGCCCTGAGTTTTACTGCAATAGCATTCCCGTTTCTGGTTCCGTTTTAGCTTCCTCGGGTGGGATGACGACGGCGGCGGCTACCTTGTCGTCGGATTCCAGGTTGAGGAGTTTGACTCCCTGGGTGGAGCGTCCGGCGGCGCGGATGGAGCTGGTGTCGATGCGGATGATCTTTCCGAACTGCGAGATGGCCATCAGCTCGCTGGCGTCGTTGACCAACTGAACAGAGGAGACCTTGCCGGTCTTCGCCGTTGCTTTCATGTTGATGACGCCGGAGCCACCGCGGGACTGCAGGCGGTACTCCTCGACATTGGTACGCTTGCCGAATCCGTTCTCCGTCACAGAGAGGATGAGGCAGGGGCTGAGGCCGAGCTTCTCGTCGAGATCGTCGCGCTTCTCGTAGGCGGCGTCGCGTGACTTGCGGGCGGCCTTGACCTTGTCGTCCTCGGTTCCTCCGGCGGCCTCGCGGGCCTTGGTGAGAGCTTCGTTGACGGAGTCGATTTCGGCGCGGACCTTGGCGAGTTCCTTGATGAGGTTCTTTTCGGCGGCGAGCTCGTCGCGGCGCTGGGCGCGCTGCTCGGCCGAAGGCGTGACGGCGAGTCCGATGACGTAGTCGCCCTTCTTGAGGGTGATGCCCTTGTTGCCGGCGGCGTTGCGGCCCATGGGGCGGAGTCCGCCGGACTTCTCGGAGTCCTTGTCATAGAACTCGGAGAAGCGGACGGCCATACCGTCGTGGGTGGCGAGGAAGACGACATCGGAGCCGGAGGTGACACGGCAGGCGATGAGCTCGTCGTCCTTGTCGATGTTGATGGCGATGATGCCGCGGCTCATGACGTTGGAGAAGTCGGTGAGCGGGGTCTTCTTGACGGTGCCTTCGCGGGTGGCGAAGAGGATGAACTTGCCCTCTTCGGTGAGGTCGCGGATGCCGAGGATGGTGATGACCTTTTCGCCGGGCTGGAGCGCGAGAAGCGAGGCCATCGCCTTGCCCTTGCCTGCAGCTCCGACGTCAGGGATCTCGTAGACCTTGAGCCAGTAGACGCGTCCTGTATTGGTGAAGCAGAGCAGGTAGGCGTGGGTGGACTCGACGATGAGCTGGGCGACGAAGTCCTCTTCGCGGGTCTTCATGCCGAGACGGCCTGTGCCTCCGCGACGCTGCTGGCGGTAGGTGGAGATGGGCGTGCGCTTGAGGTAGCCGGTGTTGGAGATGGTGACGGCGACCTGCTCGTCGGCGATGAGGTCTTCGAGCTGGATCTCGGTGGTCTCGTCGATGATCTGGGTGCGGCGCTCGTCGCCGTACTTGTCGCGGACCTCTTCGAGCTCCTTGACGATGACGCGGCGGAGCTTCTTTTCGGAGGCGAGGATGGACTCGAACTCTTCGATGTTGTCGCGGACGTTCTTGAGCTCGTTGAGCAGCTCGTCGATGGAGAGCTGGGTGAGGCGATAGAGCTGCAGTTCGAGGATGGCGTCGACCTGGCGGTAGCTGAGGATCAGCGTGCCGGTGGTCGAGAAGGTCATGTCGATGGAGTACTTCGCGGGGTCGAGTTTGACGCCGGCGAGTTCGGTGCCGCGGAGGTTGATGCGTTTGTTGGAGAAGTAGCTGAAGAGGTTCTCACGGGCATCGGCGCGGCTGGACGACTGACGGATGATCTTGATGACGTTGTCGAGGTGGTCGAGCGCGATCTGATAGCCGAGCAGGATGTGCTCGCGGTCGCGGGCCTTGCCAAGCAGGAAGGCGGTGCGGCGGCGGACGACTTCGATGCGGTGCTCGATGAAGGCGCGGATGGCCTCGTCGAGTGGCAGGACCTTCGGCTGGCCGTTGTGCACGGCGAGGAAGATCATGGAGAAGCTCTCCTGCATGGGGGTGTGCTTGAAGAGCTGATTGAGGACGATCTGCTGCTCGGCTCCACGCTTGAGCTCGATGACGATACGCATGCCGTCGCGGTCGGATTCGTCGCGGACGTCAGAGATGTCGTCGATGACCTTTTCGTTGGCGAGCTCGGCGATGCGCTTGATGAGGTTGGCCTTGTTGACCTGGTAGGGGATCTCGGTGACGACGATGGCCTGACGTCCGCCGGAGATGTTCTCGGTGCCGACTTTGGCGCGCATGATGAAACGTCCGCGGCCGGTGGCGTAGGTCTGGGCGATTCCGGCGCGTCCGTAGAGATAGCCGCCGGTGGGGAAGTCGGGTCCTTTGACGTGTTCGAGGACGAGCTGAATGTCGCGGCGGTTGTCGGTCTTCTCCTTATTGATTAAGGAGATGGCCGCGTTGATGACCTCGGTGAGGTTGTGCGGCGGGATGTTGGTCGCCATACCGACGGCGATGCCGTTGCCGCCATTGACGATGAGATTGGGGATGCGCGCCGGGAGGACGGTGGGTTCTTGCGTAGACTCGTCGTAGTTGGGGGCGAAGTCGACGGTGTCGGAATCAATGTCGGAGAGCATCTCGCCGGCGAGGCGGGTGAGGCGCGACTCGGTGTAACGCATGGCCGCAGGTGGGTCGCCGTCGATGGAGCCGAAGTTGCCCTGGCCGTCTACGAGGGGGTAGCGGAGGGAGAAGTCCTGTGCGAGGCGGACCATGGCGTCGTAGATGGCAGAGTCGCCATGGGGATGGTAATTACCCATGACGTGGCCGACGACCTTGGCGGACTTGGTGTATTTTTTGTTGTACTGGAGGCCCATCTCCTGCATTCCGTAGAGGATACGGCGATGTACGGGCTTGAGTCCGTCACGAACGTCAGGAAGGGCACGTCCGATAATGACGGACATGGAGTAGTCGAGATACGACCGGCGCATCTCGTCTTCAATATTGATAGGGAGGAGCAGCGCCGCACCGGGGCCCTTAATTGTGCTGTCTGAGCCATTTGGGTTGTCGGGGTTGGAGCCGAGCGGGAGCTGGGGGTTCTGATCGTCTGCCATGATTTCTCTCTATCTATTATAGAGGGTCTTGTACGTCTCTGCCCCCCACGAAAGACTAGCCTGAAGGTGCTTGCGACGAGTCCTTGCGAGTGAGTGCGTCAGCAGCAGTCCCGAGGGGGAGGAAGGTACAGATTCCTCGACTCCGCTCCACTCGGAATGACACTTCTGTATTGGCCAAGAATTTGTTGATAAAGCCTAGTTAGAGATAGAGAGCTTTGCCGCTTGACGTTTATAGTCCTCTGCCTTAGCCGAATTACCTTGCCTGATATAGATGTCTGCGAGAGCAAGATACAGCTCAGAACTGGGGGGCTGAAATTGTAGCTCGTATTCCAGGATGCGGGTGGCTTGTGGGTAGTCGCCGATCTGCACATTCGCCTGTGACATTTGAATAGCCGTCTGCTGGCTAAGCTCATGATTCATCTGGAGTTTGTTCGAGAGTGCCGCGATCGTTTTAGAGTCACCGGTTCGTGCAAGGGAGTCGATCAGGAGCGTCAGGGCGGGAGCATAGCTGGAGTCGTCTTCTACAGAGCGCTTATACCATTGGATTGCGATTGGGGATTGTCCCTGGGCGGTCGCACTCAGACCGCGCTTATAGTCATCGATGGCGCTTCCGCGACGGCCGTCTGCTGTGCTGTCATAAGCAGTCCAAATATCGGTTGTTTGTGGGTCAGGGACGATGTGAAAGGCAAGGCTAGCGTAGGCTTTTTGTTGCGTTGTTTCATCTGTTGCCGTGATCACAACGCGATAATTGCCTGTCATCAGACCGTCTGTCGAGAGTGTTCGACCGGTCAGCATCGTACCGGAGGAGTCGAAGTTGGCGGCGTCTATTTCTTCATCTTCCTGATGAATCTGTTGCCCTGCCTGCATTGTGCCGTAGACATAATGCACTTTAATCTTGTGCCCGGTGAGGGAGCCGGGGTCTGCCGGTTTATTCCATATCTGGAACAGGAGACGCAGAGATTCTCCTACATGAAGAGAGACCTGTTGGAGGCCTTTGGGAGCAAAGCGCAGTCCCGAGAAACTGAAAGGGAGCTGTCCGGTATTGTCGTGAACCGGAGGTTGAGGGGAAAAGACGACGACTTTGCTGAGTGCTAACGTCTGCTGGTTTGGATCGGGTACGGAGACATCCGCTCGTTGACGAACCGCAAGATGATTGAGTTCGTTGGTGAGCGTCGTCTCGATTTGATACTCCCCAGGCACTAAAGGGAGTCTGCCTTCTGCAGCGAAACGCTTATTCTTCGCGACAGCTGCCTGCGCTTCATTGACAGCTGCTGCGAATCGATCGTTCTGCTCATAAACAAAAGCACCTGTATGGGTAAAGACTCTGGTACGCAGGCTGAGGGAATAGCCAATTCTCTTGTCTGGCAAGAGACCTACGATGCCAGTCTCAGGGCGTTCATACGCCATCAGATAATCGACAATCATTCGTCCATTCGCGTCGCGGAAGGCGGCGGATTGCAATGTGGCCGAGTTTTCTCCGAGAAAGATGCTGGTGGTGACGCGTTCATTTGCACGCCGTTCGGAGAGCATCTCTTTTGTAATGGGGTTGTCCGCCAGGCCTTTAATCGTGCTGAGCAATACATCCGATTGCATGCTCGGTGCGTAGTCTGAGAAGTTTACAGGCTCCGTGGGAATGAGAGAGAGGGTTGTGCGAGCGACTTCATCGCCAAGCGACCGCCGTAAGATATCGAGATTATTGGTCTGCACATTTTTCCCTTCAAGACCGGTTACCAGGCGAGTGGGCCCGTCCATGTAGGGCGAGTAAAGTGTGTAGTCCTCACCGATGCTGCGTTTGTAGAAGACGATGTAGAAGTGAGACGGCAGCGCAGGATTGGTAGCTTGATAGAACCATATCTGCAGAGGTCTTACATTTCGTGACTCAGGGTAGTTGGCCTTTTGTTGCGGCGGGCCGAGCACGATATAAATGTGCCCGCGATCCGTTCGCCATCCATCCTGCGCTCCGATATTGCCGAAATTCTGGTTGGCATAGGCCAGCCGCTCGTAATGCTCTTCCTTGTATGTATTGATCTCTGAGCCGGGCGTGGGGTTACGAGCCTCCCAGAATTGTTTAATGAAATTTTCCCGCTCATCATCCGTGGTTAGAGAAAGGAATTGTCTGCGTTCTTCCGTTTCGATGATGTAAGGGACTTCTTCATTGAGCCAATGCTTGAAGTGTGGGGAGAGGTTTTTTGCTGGATCCACGGCATGAAGCGAAGGGCTAGCAAACGGCAGGAGAAGAAGGAGGAGAGAAAAGAACTTCAGGCGAAAATACAGCGAGAAAAGTTGCAAGTTTGATCCCCTTCAATAACGGAGGGAGAGTGCGAACACACTCTCCCTCACATCGCTCAATCGATGAAGCTTATCCTAGTAGTAAGTGCATGATCCATTAGCGCAGACTGCCTCCGACCAACTCGCACAAACGCAAGCATCATCTCCCTGGGAGCATGCAGTACCGCATGCTCCGTAATTTACGTTAATGTAATACCCAGTGTTGCGTATGCCACCCATATAAACTCTTGTGCAACTGGTGGTGTCGTAGTAACCGACTGCATTTGTAAATGTTGCATCATCATAGTACGTGATGTATGTAGCGCAAAAAGGAGCGGTGTATGCTTTGGGCGGTTTAATAAATACGGAGGCTGCAAGGAAGATCAAAAGAGTGAGTTTAGCGGAAACCCTAGCGATGTATTTCACATTGAATCTCCTAAATGTTGAGGTTATAAGCCAATTTGTTTGAAGACTTCTTTTTCTGTTGTAGGAGACAGTCGTCCTACCCAAGCATTTTTCACTTTCCCGGTTTTATCTACCAGCATTAATGTAGGAGTTCCAGTTGTTTCCTGTAATAGCTGTGGTGCACTAATTACTTCCGAAATAGGAATTTGATGTTTTGCGAGATATTCTCGCGCTACATCTTCCTTTTGTGGGAAGGCGGCTATAATCGGGGTTTTAGGATGTGCTTGTACAAGTCTTTTATAAAAGGGCGTACTAGCTATGCAATATTGACAGTCGGTGGAAATAAATAAAATTAGCGTTCGATCCGCCTGAAAGGCGTGATCAGCGCCGAGATTAATATGACGACCAATCACTTGTTGGGAGGCGGAATCTTTAGCACCATTGAATTGGTTATATAAAAATCCGCCTCCTACCAAAAGAGTTACAACGAGCAAAACAACGTTTGTAATAGTTTCGAGTTTGTTTTTCAACTAGGTCCCCTAGCCTGCTAGAATTCAAACCGCACCGAACCACGAGCATAGAACGGAGTTTGAAAGCCTGTAGGACGGTTATAGTCCAAGTTCAAAGCTGGTGGGACGCCAATAAAAGAGCCAGTCGTCTGTGTGTACTGGACGCGGCCGGTCTGAAATTGGCTATTGGTTACGTTGAACATATCCATCGCTAATTTCAGACGATAGCGCTCCCAGCGTGATCCCAACGGGACGTTGTAATCCGTATGTAAATCGAGCTGCATCGTTGACGGTGTACGTCCAGCAGCGCCACGGCCGCCGATTGGTATCTCGCCCTGGTTGAGATAAGCGGGATGATCTCCAAGGATACTTAGCGGAACTCCTGCCTGTCCGCGCCATCCTGCGCCAAGAGTCAGACCTCGCGCACCATGGATAAACGGTGTGTCGGAGCCGACGTTGTAGCTCAGGAATAGATTGCCGACAGTACGACGGTCGGTACTCAGATAGCCGGGGGTGAATTGATCTCCCAGGAGGTTCAGCTTGCCAGCCGTGAAGTCAAACAGCGAGCTGATTCCCGGGTCGGACTGGCCATTGTCATTACGGTATGCGCCCTCGTAGTTGCCCCAAAGGTTGCCCCAGCGGAAGTTGATGAGAGCAAGCCAGTGATTGCTGAAGCGCTTGTCGACTTCGAATTCGACAGCGTTATAACGTCGAATGGGATTTACGAAGCCGTCGGGTTGACCATCTGCTCCGTTTTTTCCAGGTCCCGGCCCATCCATCGTGGCGAGGTTCAAGAAGCAGGCTCCGCCAACGGGGTTGTTCCTTCCGTCGATGAATGGCCCACCCACCCCAAAGAAGGTATCGTTCGATGCGGTGCAACCGGTGACAGGAGCCTTGTAGGTGGAGGAGCTCGGGTTTCCTCCAGGGTTTGCAGCCAGGAACTGTGCCTGCGTGTAGGTCACTTCCTGCTCATTAATTGCAATATCCGTACTTTTATTTGGATTGGAGATACCTCCGTTGAAGTTCGAAGTCATCGTAGATCCTTCTACGGACTGCGAGCCGATGTCCTCAATGATTCTGGGAAGTCGACGGTCGGTATAGCGCGCTTTGACGACGATGGTCGGGGTTAGCTGACGCTCTACGCCGAGCACGTATTCATCTTCATACTCTCCCTTTGTTCCGGGGATGATGCCTTCTCCGGTTGAGGACACGAAGCTCGGAGCTCCAAACTTCGAGACGACTCCACTGGAGCTTGTTGATCGTGGCAGGCCATTCAGGGTATGCGCCGCATCCGGGATGATTGTGATGGACCCATCGGAGTTGATGACGGGAGCAAATGC
This portion of the Edaphobacter sp. 4G125 genome encodes:
- the gyrA gene encoding DNA gyrase subunit A yields the protein MADDQNPQLPLGSNPDNPNGSDSTIKGPGAALLLPINIEDEMRRSYLDYSMSVIIGRALPDVRDGLKPVHRRILYGMQEMGLQYNKKYTKSAKVVGHVMGNYHPHGDSAIYDAMVRLAQDFSLRYPLVDGQGNFGSIDGDPPAAMRYTESRLTRLAGEMLSDIDSDTVDFAPNYDESTQEPTVLPARIPNLIVNGGNGIAVGMATNIPPHNLTEVINAAISLINKEKTDNRRDIQLVLEHVKGPDFPTGGYLYGRAGIAQTYATGRGRFIMRAKVGTENISGGRQAIVVTEIPYQVNKANLIKRIAELANEKVIDDISDVRDESDRDGMRIVIELKRGAEQQIVLNQLFKHTPMQESFSMIFLAVHNGQPKVLPLDEAIRAFIEHRIEVVRRRTAFLLGKARDREHILLGYQIALDHLDNVIKIIRQSSSRADARENLFSYFSNKRINLRGTELAGVKLDPAKYSIDMTFSTTGTLILSYRQVDAILELQLYRLTQLSIDELLNELKNVRDNIEEFESILASEKKLRRVIVKELEEVRDKYGDERRTQIIDETTEIQLEDLIADEQVAVTISNTGYLKRTPISTYRQQRRGGTGRLGMKTREEDFVAQLIVESTHAYLLCFTNTGRVYWLKVYEIPDVGAAGKGKAMASLLALQPGEKVITILGIRDLTEEGKFILFATREGTVKKTPLTDFSNVMSRGIIAINIDKDDELIACRVTSGSDVVFLATHDGMAVRFSEFYDKDSEKSGGLRPMGRNAAGNKGITLKKGDYVIGLAVTPSAEQRAQRRDELAAEKNLIKELAKVRAEIDSVNEALTKAREAAGGTEDDKVKAARKSRDAAYEKRDDLDEKLGLSPCLILSVTENGFGKRTNVEEYRLQSRGGSGVINMKATAKTGKVSSVQLVNDASELMAISQFGKIIRIDTSSIRAAGRSTQGVKLLNLESDDKVAAAVVIPPEEAKTEPETGMLLQ
- a CDS encoding GWxTD domain-containing protein, with the protein product MQLFSLYFRLKFFSLLLLLLPFASPSLHAVDPAKNLSPHFKHWLNEEVPYIIETEERRQFLSLTTDDERENFIKQFWEARNPTPGSEINTYKEEHYERLAYANQNFGNIGAQDGWRTDRGHIYIVLGPPQQKANYPESRNVRPLQIWFYQATNPALPSHFYIVFYKRSIGEDYTLYSPYMDGPTRLVTGLEGKNVQTNNLDILRRSLGDEVARTTLSLIPTEPVNFSDYAPSMQSDVLLSTIKGLADNPITKEMLSERRANERVTTSIFLGENSATLQSAAFRDANGRMIVDYLMAYERPETGIVGLLPDKRIGYSLSLRTRVFTHTGAFVYEQNDRFAAAVNEAQAAVAKNKRFAAEGRLPLVPGEYQIETTLTNELNHLAVRQRADVSVPDPNQQTLALSKVVVFSPQPPVHDNTGQLPFSFSGLRFAPKGLQQVSLHVGESLRLLFQIWNKPADPGSLTGHKIKVHYVYGTMQAGQQIHQEDEEIDAANFDSSGTMLTGRTLSTDGLMTGNYRVVITATDETTQQKAYASLAFHIVPDPQTTDIWTAYDSTADGRRGSAIDDYKRGLSATAQGQSPIAIQWYKRSVEDDSSYAPALTLLIDSLARTGDSKTIAALSNKLQMNHELSQQTAIQMSQANVQIGDYPQATRILEYELQFQPPSSELYLALADIYIRQGNSAKAEDYKRQAAKLSISN
- a CDS encoding TlpA family protein disulfide reductase codes for the protein MKNKLETITNVVLLVVTLLVGGGFLYNQFNGAKDSASQQVIGRHINLGADHAFQADRTLILFISTDCQYCIASTPFYKRLVQAHPKTPIIAAFPQKEDVAREYLAKHQIPISEVISAPQLLQETTGTPTLMLVDKTGKVKNAWVGRLSPTTEKEVFKQIGL